A single window of Sander lucioperca isolate FBNREF2018 chromosome 22, SLUC_FBN_1.2, whole genome shotgun sequence DNA harbors:
- the fam53b gene encoding protein FAM53B isoform X2, producing MFFAMVIIFKKTLEKKGADDVVSKSTDLGPAQTMSQGTALFSCGLMETSRWHKLGHSCAIQQRPVGTSLESLWDVLPEVHKSSAHWDWDVGSTSTTITSLLHDLSLTEAASSHSTAPPSKRQCRSLSCSDELGSCRSTWRPQGSRVWTTVEKRRCHSGGSVQRGGVGNAQLGFPAMQRSSSFSLPARSNILELPCFSQHIPCPSAFTGLTPSSSMILSSKPSAQPLYLSHEQICLPEPRGPSPPSSPDSTPELERRGGPGGLARSRSQPCVLNDKKTGVKRRRPADTHKQRPSLDLAKMTQKLRNFHSLSCPGITGEESYASSQALPTLRSTAQCDTDDSSANERDLEDVQPQTKEGENVPSDPTIEEVDWMPGTTNGKDNEPLWAGLCSMRKDVYQLGGELDIEQIERN from the exons GCACAGACCATGAGCCAGGGGACTGCACTTTTCTCTTGTGGACTCATGG AGACAAGCCGGTGGCATAAGTTGGGTCACAGCTGTGCCATACAGCAGAGGCCAGTTGGGACCAGCCTGGAGAGCCTGTGGGACGTCCTGCCTGAGGTGCACAAGAGTTCTGCCCACTGGGATTGGGATGTTGGCTCCACTTCAACCACAATCACCAGCTTGTTGCATGACCTCAGTCTGACTGAGGCTGCGTCCTCGCACTCCACTGCACCTCCTAGCAAGCGGCAGTGCCGGTCCCTCTCTTGCTCAGATGAGCTCGGTAGTTGCCGGTCTACCTGGCGCCCTCAGGGCTCTCGGGTGTGGACAACAGTGGAGAAGAGAAGGTGCCACAGCGGGGGCAGCGTCCAGCGCGGCGGCGTTGGGAACGCGCAGCTCGGCTTCCCAGCCATGCAGCGCAGCTCCAGCTTCAGCCTGCCCGCCCGCTCCAACATCCTGGAGCTGCCCTGCTTCTCCCAGCATATCCCCTGCCCCTCTGCCTTCACCGGTCTGACGCCCTCATCCTCCATGATCCTGTCCTCTAAGCCCTCAGCACAGCCCCTCTACCTCTCTCATGAACAGATCTGCCTCCCTGAGCCTCGTGGACCCTCGCCACCCAGCTCCCCTGACTCCACACCAGAGCTGGAGCGCCGTGGTGGACCAGGGGGTCTTGCCCGTAGTCGCTCACAGCCGTGCGTCCTCAACGACAAAAAGACCGGTGTGAAGCGTAGAAGACCAGctgacacacataaacagaggCCTTCTCTGGACCTGGCCAAGATGACCCAG AAACTTCGGAATTTCCACAGCCTTAGCTGCCCTGGAATCACAGGAGAAGAAAGCTATGCATCAAGCCAGGCCCTCCCCACTCTCAGGAGCACCGCTCAGTGCGACACTGACGACTCATCAGCAAATGAACGTGACCTGGAGGACgttcagcctcagaccaaagaAGGCGAGAACGTGCCGTCAGACCCCACCATCGAGGAGGTGGACTGGATGCCGGGGACGACCAATGGGAAGGACAATGAGCCTCTGTGGGCGGGGCTGTGTAGCATGAGGAAGGACGTGTATCAGCTTGGAGGCGAGCTCGACATTGAGCAAATTGAGAGGAACTGA
- the fam53b gene encoding protein FAM53B isoform X1, translating into MFFAMVIIFKKTLEKKGADDVVSKSTDLGPFQAQTMSQGTALFSCGLMETSRWHKLGHSCAIQQRPVGTSLESLWDVLPEVHKSSAHWDWDVGSTSTTITSLLHDLSLTEAASSHSTAPPSKRQCRSLSCSDELGSCRSTWRPQGSRVWTTVEKRRCHSGGSVQRGGVGNAQLGFPAMQRSSSFSLPARSNILELPCFSQHIPCPSAFTGLTPSSSMILSSKPSAQPLYLSHEQICLPEPRGPSPPSSPDSTPELERRGGPGGLARSRSQPCVLNDKKTGVKRRRPADTHKQRPSLDLAKMTQKLRNFHSLSCPGITGEESYASSQALPTLRSTAQCDTDDSSANERDLEDVQPQTKEGENVPSDPTIEEVDWMPGTTNGKDNEPLWAGLCSMRKDVYQLGGELDIEQIERN; encoded by the exons TTCCAGGCACAGACCATGAGCCAGGGGACTGCACTTTTCTCTTGTGGACTCATGG AGACAAGCCGGTGGCATAAGTTGGGTCACAGCTGTGCCATACAGCAGAGGCCAGTTGGGACCAGCCTGGAGAGCCTGTGGGACGTCCTGCCTGAGGTGCACAAGAGTTCTGCCCACTGGGATTGGGATGTTGGCTCCACTTCAACCACAATCACCAGCTTGTTGCATGACCTCAGTCTGACTGAGGCTGCGTCCTCGCACTCCACTGCACCTCCTAGCAAGCGGCAGTGCCGGTCCCTCTCTTGCTCAGATGAGCTCGGTAGTTGCCGGTCTACCTGGCGCCCTCAGGGCTCTCGGGTGTGGACAACAGTGGAGAAGAGAAGGTGCCACAGCGGGGGCAGCGTCCAGCGCGGCGGCGTTGGGAACGCGCAGCTCGGCTTCCCAGCCATGCAGCGCAGCTCCAGCTTCAGCCTGCCCGCCCGCTCCAACATCCTGGAGCTGCCCTGCTTCTCCCAGCATATCCCCTGCCCCTCTGCCTTCACCGGTCTGACGCCCTCATCCTCCATGATCCTGTCCTCTAAGCCCTCAGCACAGCCCCTCTACCTCTCTCATGAACAGATCTGCCTCCCTGAGCCTCGTGGACCCTCGCCACCCAGCTCCCCTGACTCCACACCAGAGCTGGAGCGCCGTGGTGGACCAGGGGGTCTTGCCCGTAGTCGCTCACAGCCGTGCGTCCTCAACGACAAAAAGACCGGTGTGAAGCGTAGAAGACCAGctgacacacataaacagaggCCTTCTCTGGACCTGGCCAAGATGACCCAG AAACTTCGGAATTTCCACAGCCTTAGCTGCCCTGGAATCACAGGAGAAGAAAGCTATGCATCAAGCCAGGCCCTCCCCACTCTCAGGAGCACCGCTCAGTGCGACACTGACGACTCATCAGCAAATGAACGTGACCTGGAGGACgttcagcctcagaccaaagaAGGCGAGAACGTGCCGTCAGACCCCACCATCGAGGAGGTGGACTGGATGCCGGGGACGACCAATGGGAAGGACAATGAGCCTCTGTGGGCGGGGCTGTGTAGCATGAGGAAGGACGTGTATCAGCTTGGAGGCGAGCTCGACATTGAGCAAATTGAGAGGAACTGA